In Stigmatopora nigra isolate UIUO_SnigA chromosome 21, RoL_Snig_1.1, whole genome shotgun sequence, the genomic stretch CTGTCAGATGTGGAGGGTCTCACCAAAGCTAGACGTCTCTCCGTATATAAAGCCACCAAAATGAACACATTGGATGCTGGGAAaaacgaagaagaaaaaaacacgtgAACTTTGGTAGGAATACGTCAGTTTATGACCAGGTCAGCTCTTGCTCAAAACAAATGTATGGACTTCAGACAAGGACTCTTACTCAAAACAACTTTTGAACATAACTCAAAAACCCAACAGATAATGATAGAAAAGTGTCATACCAATAATGAGGCAGGCAGCTGGCCAGCTATAAGGGTCCTTTAAGAAGAGAGACACCACCTGTATTGGGTCTACTAGGATACCATATCTAGAGAAGAGAGTTTTAAGTCATCATATTGAAAgtatcatataaaaaaaaatatgaaactcACTTAATTATATTCTCCAGGAAGAGGCGTGCATTACTCAGCACCTAAGAgcataaaaaatattctttgtaTGATATTTTGACAGCCGTTATTGaggtgtgggttttttttatgatcaGGAAAAAGGTCGAGGTGCATCTGATAAATGTTTATGAGGGTGCTTATTTTTCAACCAATAAGTGCCGTAGGTGTGTTAGCATGTCATTgctagttataaaaaaaaacatgttttaaatgtaaGTTTTGACTTTAGCAAGCTGTGTTGCAACTGGTATTGCTGTAATGTCGAAGTATTGTCTGACCAATGCTTTAGTAACCTTTAGTAAGGACAGCAAAGGTCATTGTGTCATCATTTTGGACGGCTGTGAAATTTTGAAATAGTGGTGTAGCAAGTCTGGAATGGATTTGATCCTCTTGAGTATTCTCAAAAACATGAAGTCaacatttttccttttgaaaGAATCTCTCGACAAAAGACTCAAGAATGGAATTGTCACTCTATTAATAGAATCAGTGTCTTATTTTTAGGATTCGGATATTGCAGATGGAAAGATGAGAACACACCGGTGTATATAAATAAGTTAGCTTTGACATGTTAATTTGGTTATATGATGGCAACAATTTGAATGGCTAACCTCCTTAGGGAAATGTTATATTAAACTTACCAGCATGACAACACACCAGTTGAGAATTCCTCTGTAGTTACTGTAACCGCTGGCAGAGCTAAGTAGGGACTCCTGTAGGACATGGCAGctggaatataaaaaaataggtcaaaatattaaaaacactcaagcaaaaacaacaacttaatcTAAGATAAAGGATTGGTAGATTGGGTTGCATTCAGAAACAGTAGGATTGTGCAAACCTGAGGCTTTTATTGTGTAATTCTGTATGataaatcaaccaaaaatgttattttgcaaCACACATTATGTTTGCCTATTGGAAATTGCATACCATTCATTGCTATTGTGACCCAACATGAGATTTTAAAATGCAACAAGATGGTAGAATGCAATTCTTATAATATAGTAAAGTTTATATTATCAATGAgcatgatttagttttttttttttttttttaatttccattaAGGGTCATTTAAGGTTTATGACAACCAGGTTACACACCTGTCCCTGCGGCGTTCAGGCACCCCAGTTTTTTCTTCAACCCAAATTACACCATAAACTGAATTGCAAAGACAACTATAGCTACACAACTAGTTTCAATACTACgacttataataataatagagaTAGCATTTGCCAATAACTAAGCGAGTTATGAATGTAGAAAAGACCGATGTTTAGGTGGTGTCAGTAAAAGGTTACCTGAGCCCCTCGCCGATTTCGTCCAATGGACTTCCTGGCGTGCTGTGTTTATGGGTCGATTGCTGACCCAGTTCTGCAACCGCTTTCCCGTCATTGTTATTAGGACGCTTGGTCGTTCCCTCCGTCTTCTTCCCGACAGGATAGGGCAGTGATTTGTCCCCAGCAGAGCTCGTGTGCGACTTGCCTCCGTTGGCTTGCTGCTTCACACCCCCAATAATAGTCGTTCTCCTTTGCCGGGCTGCGGGCCCTCTCACCACCTCGGCTCGGTCACTCATCCCGGTTCACGCCGTGTTCATCCGCCCGGACATGCCAACGATGCCCTTGGCTTGTCGGAGCCCAACGCAGCACACGAGTCACGCGGTTAAAAGCACCAAGTCTCCAGAAAAAGTGTACGCGCAGAAGCATGAAGGCGTGCTTTTTACCTTCGCTATCAAGCTCATGGGGCAATTAGCCAATGGGTTGCCAGATGTCAACATGAGATTcccattttactttatttagaaAGTGGGTTACACTTCTTCATGGTcatctaaataataataaacactaCTGTTCAGCATTAGCAATGTAAATgctaaacatgtatttttttatacttcttTTCACATTGATTTAGCTGCAGTTCGTCGAATCACCACTATGTGTCAGTAAATCCTGAAATATGAGTGCTACAAATACAACCAGGCTAACCGTTTTATGGTATGtccaaaataatatattatcaTACTTACGAATTCTTACTATACATTTATAAACATTGCAAGCTTCTAATTTatccaaaacatttaaaaatgcccACATAACTTGGAAAACTACAAACAGGTTTGCTTGACGTGTCCAACCACATTCACTCTTGTAGCCACGTGTTAATTTTGTCCAATGGGATTGACTAATAGTAAGCAGTCACAATAACAGACATGAGGAAAAGTTGCTCGTGGAAGTGGCGTTAAAAAATCTTAAACAGCTGTTATATTTGTATGCGTCTATGACAGAACAACGATTTGTTTCTTtcgattattttaaaaagggatgAAAAAGTTCAAGAGAAAGAAACTAAATGGATCGAATGTACCTGTCACGAGAGGTAAGTAACAAGGAAGGTCAAACTATTATTTTTTCCGCATTCATTTAGATGCACGTGTGGTTACAGTCGCGTTATGTTACTTTATGTATACGTTAATTCGCGATCGCAAATGTTTGTCCGCGTGGCAGCTTGCCACGATCAAACCGACAGACACATTTCCTTAATAAGTATGCTTTCTCAAACCTTATAGATCGAGCGACTTATTGCTGTCATAACCATTTAATTGTGATCAATCTATTCACAGAAGTGGACTGTGGGAAACAAACGAAGTTGGTTGACATTCACCAAGCCTTAAACAGGTAAAACAATGTGGTATTTTGTTATacccagctgtgtatgatgacagaAAAGACCTTTGTTTGATTTTATTGGTATGGTGTATATATTTTGAATCAAAATACacccaattattttaaaaaattaaatacaaaataaaataacatttccatCATATATCCAATTCAATCTACAGTGACCCAGTTGACATTGAGTCCCTGAGAAGAGCCACAACCACTAGAGGAGGCCTTCTTACAAATGAAATTCGAAGAAAAGTGTGGCCCAAACTGCTCAATATCAACGCCTATGATTTGCCTTACAAACCTGGTTAGTACAAAACTTAAATAAGGTATCAATGAAAGGAATGTGTGGGGAATAATCCAAAATACGTTGTAGGTAAAGATGGACGCGAGAACCACAAAGACTACAACCAGGTGATGCTGGATGTCAGCAGATCTATGAAGCGCTTTCCAAAAGGTGCGTCtgctcaatatttttttactttactacaAAAAGCAGCGTATATTAATAGCTCATCTCTTTCAGGTATGCCTCCTACCGAGCGAGCCGTGCTCCAGGAACAGCTTGTGGACATCATCCTGGAGGTTCTGAGGTCGAACCCGCAGCTCAACTACTACCAAGGCTACCACGATGTGGCTGTCACACTGCTGTTGGTTGTCGGGGAGCGTATGGCCCTTGCAATGTTGCGCACTTTATCCCAATATCACCTCAGGTAGGATCAAAAAagacaatattagcagtggAATTTATCAAATTCGTGtacctgaattaaaaaaaaaagcatttttaaaaatacattttcacatatgcaacatttttttgttgccactGCATTACATTAGTTCTATTCTGTTCTCTTCCCAGAGATTTCATGGATCCAACAATGGACAGCACCAAACATATTTTAAACTACCTGATGCCTTTATTGGAAGAAGTGGACAAAGAACTGCATGATTTTATGATCAGGTACAAATCAAGCCATCTGTTTTCTTTCCATTACAGCTGACATTAGTGGAAGGTTGAGTTCACTCAAGACCTGAGCACAGATGGTCAGCCTATATAGTAGTACATACACTTACCATGTGTAGTACCGTCTtagtccacaggagggcatcgcAGTACAGAGTTGTGAGTGGCATACAATGATAATGCTGCATGAAACCCCAAAAATCATGTCGTTTTCCATGAAAAACTCGCaaaccccaaaacaaaacatttttatttgaaaccaccttatatattttatttaatattcctTATTAGATCTGAAGTGGGAACCATCTTTGCCCTGTCCTGGCTCATCACGTGGTACGGACATGTTCTGTCAGAGTTCAAACTTACACTACGACTCTACGACTTCTTCTTAGCTTCACACCCAATGATGCCCATCTACCTCGCTGCTACAGTAAGCCTACCTCATTtactcactactactactactactaaacttTCGTCTTCTCACCCTGTCCTTTTCAAGTGCCTGCTGAAATGTGCCCCTTTTTGACCAGGATTTGTTTCTTGCCATCAGATCGTGTTGCACAGAGGGACAGAAGTGAAGCAAACAGATTGCGACATGGCCTCCGTACACCAACTCCTCTCAAAAATTCCCCAGGATCTCCCATACGAAATCCTAATTGGCCAGTCGCAAGACCTATTTCAATGTTACCCTCCTGCCTTGCTGGCAAAACGAGTGGCATTGCACCCACGGAAAAGGTAAGCAGCACCACCTAGTATTTTTTCGCTATATAAATTCcatcaaaaatctaaaaagactCCATTTTTTATACCCCAGTTTGTCCATAAGTACCTTCAAGGCCTTTCATCTGACGACACGCCACCAGAGACCGGATTCGGTTCTGCAGCGTCTCACCAAGACTACTTCCAAACGAGGTAATCATAGCGGCTTAAAAGACGGTTAATTAAAACTACGAAAAAAAGTAAGCTAAAACTCTGTAGCATGTAATTCTGGAAGCCAAAACAGTATAACGTCATTATCCCTGTACTCCATCCACAACAATATTCTCAAGTAGGGATGAATGACCAAAAATTAAGGGGAAAACTTGATCACTTTTCTGCCTACTAGAACTAGGAAATGACTCCACATAGCCCTAGACACAGCATAATTACTCAGGATAATCTTGTAAAGGTATGCTAATCAGGCCTTGCTCATAGTCAGCCTGATGGTCACCAAGTGTGTACCCCAATTTAACTTCACCTTCAATCAAGCGTGGGAAGTGTTAATGAGCGCCCCCTTTGtggatgaaaaaataattagaGACTCCCTCTTCCTCTCCTCGGTACGGTAATATTCCCTCTAATCCTGGGCAAAATAGCAAAATTGCAAGCATGAAAATCCCCTACCCTCCCTCCCACTTCGACTCCTCTACGACCCCCCCGCTCACACTTGTTCTGTGATCGCCGCCGCAGCTCGCCATTCGAGCTTGGACGTGGCTTTGCCCGAGGACGGAGGCCAGCAGTGGGGGAAGGGGAGCAGGATGTTGAAGATGGCCGTCTGGGGGCTGTCGGCCACGCTGGGGGCCGCCGTGTTCGCCGTGGCCCAAACGGCCATGGAATGGGCGCCTGACGTAGTCCTGCAGCTCTTCTAATACCCTTTTTAATCGTTGACGTTCTTGAAATATAGTATTTACTACGACCAGTACAATTCATCAGAAAAAAAGTTGCCTTTCCAAGGGACTCCTTAAGAATACATATCattataaaacatgaaaatggaaGATTAATAATACAgatgagtgcgtgtgtgtgtgttagccaTGTTGCAATTCAGCCTCAGTAATGTCGACGTCTTGAACTCTGAAATATTCATCAGCTTTTACCAACATGGGTCGGCTAGATCCagctataaatgtattttttctttgttttattttatttttttgtggcagaCTTAGTTTGCACATCTACCTGTGCTTAAGGCGAGTAATGAATAATCCTTTAAAGTCGGTCACGCCATCAGATTGTTTGCTAATTGGTTGGCTTTCTCACAAGAGAAAACTTTTATTGTTAATAGCTTTAATTAGACGCTCGATATATCAGCACCTTTCAGGCCAGTTTTGTATTTATTGGCTGTGGTCGTTATTTAcgggtttattttttaaattacatccTTCTTTAGTGTTTTGCCAGTCCACGATTGGTCACAATCCAAAAAGAAATCCAaaccaaaacaagaaaaaaaccctcTAAAATGATCAAATGGAAAGTACTTCCAATTGTTACattgaaggaaaaatgtatttagatgtattttttttcatacagctATTGTGTGTTTTCATTATAATGATAAGTTATGAATACCCAACAAAATTGACTTGGTGCCCCCGTctaaaatgctaaataaattaTGATTggtgtttcatgtttttttatgactcACAACTCTTGTCATCTTAAGCACCTTCATAAATTATTATTCTTTGCCAGGCTAAAGGACGGAAAAACCCAAGCTTGCATCTGTGTCTATGTAACAGTTTGTAAATCCGGATGTCATGAAAAGACACAATATTTGAATTCCGGTGCCTAAATACTCACCAAAAATGTCTTGCCACTTTGGCTCTGGTAACCTTCATATTTTTCAAGCATATGTTTGTTTTCCGTGTCACCTTTA encodes the following:
- the LOC144214928 gene encoding TBC1 domain family member 20 isoform X2, coding for MKKFKRKKLNGSNVPVTREVDCGKQTKLVDIHQALNSDPVDIESLRRATTTRGGLLTNEIRRKVWPKLLNINAYDLPYKPGKDGRENHKDYNQVMLDVSRSMKRFPKGMPPTERAVLQEQLVDIILEVLRSNPQLNYYQGYHDVAVTLLLVVGERMALAMLRTLSQYHLRDFMDPTMDSTKHILNYLMPLLEEVDKELHDFMIRSEVGTIFALSWLITWYGHVLSEFKLTLRLYDFFLASHPMMPIYLAATIVLHRGTEVKQTDCDMASVHQLLSKIPQDLPYEILIGQSQDLFQCYPPALLAKRVALHPRKSLSISTFKAFHLTTRHQRPDSVLQRLTKTTSKRARHSSLDVALPEDGGQQWGKGSRMLKMAVWGLSATLGAAVFAVAQTAMEWAPDVVLQLF
- the LOC144214928 gene encoding TBC1 domain family member 20 isoform X3; its protein translation is MLDVSRSMKRFPKGMPPTERAVLQEQLVDIILEVLRSNPQLNYYQGYHDVAVTLLLVVGERMALAMLRTLSQYHLRDFMDPTMDSTKHILNYLMPLLEEVDKELHDFMIRSEVGTIFALSWLITWYGHVLSEFKLTLRLYDFFLASHPMMPIYLAATIVLHRGTEVKQTDCDMASVHQLLSKIPQDLPYEILIGQSQDLFQCYPPALLAKRVALHPRKSLSISTFKAFHLTTRHQRPDSVLQRLTKTTSKRGRRVLLETPRTQACELPGKYADLTERLQRRRERNKRHLLQSKSCYIYNMGAQKVRHVVAVFLFASSFCHCEYFHSC
- the LOC144214928 gene encoding TBC1 domain family member 20 isoform X1; this translates as MKKFKRKKLNGSNVPVTREVDCGKQTKLVDIHQALNSDPVDIESLRRATTTRGGLLTNEIRRKVWPKLLNINAYDLPYKPGKDGRENHKDYNQVMLDVSRSMKRFPKGMPPTERAVLQEQLVDIILEVLRSNPQLNYYQGYHDVAVTLLLVVGERMALAMLRTLSQYHLRDFMDPTMDSTKHILNYLMPLLEEVDKELHDFMIRSEVGTIFALSWLITWYGHVLSEFKLTLRLYDFFLASHPMMPIYLAATIVLHRGTEVKQTDCDMASVHQLLSKIPQDLPYEILIGQSQDLFQCYPPALLAKRVALHPRKSLSISTFKAFHLTTRHQRPDSVLQRLTKTTSKRGRRVLLETPRTQACELPGKYADLTERLQRRRERNKRHLLQSKSCYIYNMGAQKVRHVVAVFLFASSFCHCEYFHSC